The window GACGTGGCTATCATCAAAGATGGCTGGTATGGCGACACCAGCCGTATGTATTTCGTTGGTACGCCGTCAGTGCGCGCCAAACGTTTGGTAGAGATTACCTACGAATCGATGGTGGCGGGCATACGCGTAGTGAAACCGGGCGCTACGCTGGGTGATATTGGCGCGGCGATCCAGCAGATTGCGGAAAAAGCCGGGTTCTCCGTAGTACGTGAATATTGCGGTCATGGTGTCGGCGAAATTTATCATGGCGAACCGCAGGTGCTGCATTACGGCACCCCGGGCACCGGTCTGGCGCTGGAAGCAGGCATGATTTTCACCATCGAACCGATGATCAACGCCGGTAAAGCGGGCACCAGCGTGCTTTCCGATGGCTGGACCGTGGTGACAAAAGATCGCTCGCTGTCAGCGCAGTGGGAGCACACCGTGGCGGTGACGGAAACCGGGTTTGACCTGCTGACGCCATGGCCGGACGGTACCGG is drawn from Pantoea cypripedii and contains these coding sequences:
- the map gene encoding type I methionyl aminopeptidase, producing MSNIKLHSPQEIELARAAGHDAAKVLAMITPYVKPGVTTDELDRICHDFIVNELKVIPANIGYHGYTRTTCTSVNHVVCHGIPGEKKLKDGDIVNIDVAIIKDGWYGDTSRMYFVGTPSVRAKRLVEITYESMVAGIRVVKPGATLGDIGAAIQQIAEKAGFSVVREYCGHGVGEIYHGEPQVLHYGTPGTGLALEAGMIFTIEPMINAGKAGTSVLSDGWTVVTKDRSLSAQWEHTVAVTETGFDLLTPWPDGTGEYQAI